A window of Macrotis lagotis isolate mMagLag1 chromosome 1, bilby.v1.9.chrom.fasta, whole genome shotgun sequence genomic DNA:
AAATCCGAGGAATACCTCAAGGGCCATGCTGAGGACCCCACACTCCTGGAACTGCAGAGGGCCCAGAAGGACCTTAGCCAGAAATTAGAGTTGTTTTATGGTTTccacaagaaaaggaaaatgcaaatcaaagagGAGCATCATGTCCCCAAAACCTTTATGTTGTGTCTGGACAAAAGAAGTAGGCCTACCCAGGGCTCCTCTATTAGCAAGCTGAAGGCCTCCCTTGCCAAGAACCTCCGTATTCTGCCTAGTCAGGAAAGGATAGTCTTACAGAAACCTGATCCCAATTCTAAGAGTCAGCAATTCAACAAAGAAAAAGTTGAGACACTTTCAAAGGTTACCATACCTGTCCAGGAACACATATcatgggaaagagaaaatgaagctcCTGAGACCCAAGGGTGGAATGGTGAGAGATGTAGCCCTCGACTATCTGTTAAGAAACTTATTGAAACATTTAGTTCTACTGAAGAGATGGTGATGCCATTGAGTCCCAGATTCTCAGAGGAAGTAAGTGGTATCAAGAAATTTAACATTCCTATCATGTCTTCCAGATGTCCTATTTATAGAGGCCTTGCCCCTTTGTATCCCAAGCCCCAGATTTCTCCAGGAACAACTGGAGAACCCGCCAAATTGAATCCAAACTGGAGGCCCTTTGCACCAATCTTTACACCTCTCCCCACAGTGACACAAGTCTCCAGGAGTGCTCCAAACAGTGAAAGAGAGAAGGACTTAGAggacttccctcccccacctccagaAATCCTAATGGACAACTCATTCAATTCATTGAAGACCCCTGGAGATCCAGATCCTGGAGTATGTCCTGCTGAAGTACCCAACAAACTTAGTGCAGTGGGGCCTCCCCCCACCAGGAAAACAGCTTCCCAAAGACTGAAGGTTTCCCTGAATCCCATTGACTTACTACCTAATAAAAATATCCCAAACCCCATCTCTCCCAGTGGCAAAGGGTCAGGGGACACCAAGACAGAGCGGAAAGCCAGAAATCTCTCCTTAGAACTGATCCTTGCACCTGGAACCAGTCACAGCCAAGAGAAACCAGGTGAGGCCAAGGGCCAGCCAGAAGTAGAAGAGGCTGCAAGTCTGAACAAGCAAGCCCATAAAGTGATACCTCTGCCCCCCAGCAGCAAAGCTGGGCTGAACAGAAACAAGGAAGCCAGCATGTCCAAGTCACCCCAATCTGAAGGGCTGAGGCAGGGGCCAGAGAAGAACCCAACTGTGCTCAGGAAAAGCTCCCCTACAAGGATACACTGGTCACATAGGACTGAAAAGAGAAATCTTAGCCCACCTGCCTCACAGAGACCTACTGGGCTGCCAACCCAACCAAGCCTCTCCCATGTGCAAAGGCAGTCCAGCCCTCCTTTTAGCTCCAGGATAAACTCTTCAGTCCAGACCAGGACACCTAGCCCCCCAACAAGTCCCAAGATGACAAGCCCCCCAATATCAAGAAAATCACCTCTATTCCTCCAACCCCAAAATCCCAGTTCTCCCACAGAAGTCCCTCAGAGTCCTCCAGTTTCCCAAGAACTCTCCAGTCACAGAGAAGTGAGCCCTCCTCCCTCTGGCTCCACCCTAACTCCTCCAAACTCCCCATCCCAGGAACCTAAAGAACCAAGTTCATGGGGGGAAAGTGATCCCACTCCAGCCAAGGTGATCCCCAACACCTGCTCAATATTCTGTCCTGCAACCTCCTGTCTGTTTGAGGCCAaatccctctcctcccccaaagGATCATGCACAGAGGGTAGGGAACATCCGGAGGTGGAAGCAGAGGCTAAGAGAACCATGGTGCTGCCAAGGCAGTGGGGAGAGCCCCAGAGAAGGATGGCCTTGTGTGCTCTCAACCCTCAGCCTTTCATCAGACGGACTGCGTCTGACCATCGGCCAAGAGTACGCCTCCAGCTGCTAGGGTCAGCCTCTGCTGGGACCACAAGTGAATTGTTCAGTCAGACCAGGTAAGACTGGCCTCAAGCTCATTGTCCTTTAGTTGAATCATATCATGGAATGTTAAAGTGGAAAGGTTACTTAAAGAGAATCTAGattcaatttacaggtgaggaaactgaggccttggaAGCTAACTTGCTAATTGGGGAACAGTATAGTCCAATGGAGagagccctgaagttaggagatCTAGGATCACAATCCTGGCACTGATTAGCTGGGGAGTTTAGGCAGATCAATTTACTTTACTAATTTTCAGTCTTCACCCTTATAAAATGGTCTAATAGTTGATTGACTTTTTCAGGGTTGTTGAGATAGCATGGGGTATGCTGGATTGGATATtcagctttggaatcaggaaaacctgcaTTCAAACTCTATCTCCAACCCTTTaatggccctgggcaaatcacttaacctagcTTGACTTCAGTTtactcttctttaaaatgggaacAAGAATAACTGTAGCATTTACCTCATAGGACTGGTATGAAGATCAAATGTAGATGAAGCCTTTTACAAACCTATTTAAATTTCAAAGTTATTGTTAATGATGAGGCCTTGTAGATCTTAAAGTGATATGTAAACATAAGTTTTGATGAGTTTGACtgacttgcccatgttcacacagctagtaaagtcaGAACTTGAACCCTGGTAGAAGCATGGAATGTTCATCAACAGGGTCTTCAGAAATCATCTATTCCAGTCCctttcatttgttgttgttcagtcattttcagtcatgtcctctGGAAAGACCTCTGGAGCTGCAGTCATAATCACTATGTTCAAATCCTAACTGCCCCTTTCTGATAGGCAAGAAGAATTGGGTTCAAGTTCCACCTCTAATACAAATTCTTTGGGTCTCATCTATCTCCTCATTTAAACCATGATGGGGTGGCAGCTTCCATCTTAGCAATTATTATTGTGAGGATGAATTGAGATGAGATGGGGAGAGCTCTTTGCAAACCTCCAAGCGCTATTTAAATGTTGACTATTATAatggtggagatgaactggtcAAAATCTTAGATTTAGGAAGAGACCTTAAATTTAAGGAAGAGACCTTAAAAGTCAtccagtccaacctcctcattttgtaggtgaggaaacAGTGAATAAGAGTGAAAAGTGGCAGTCAGAATTTgacctctgacttcaaatctattgTCCTTTTTGACCTGTGAGTTAATTTGATTTAGGGAACCCCCATATAGGTTGCAGGTGATTCACCCAAGGTCTGGTTAATGATAGAGATTGGGTTAGATCTCAGGCCTTCAGCCTGGTGTCCTTTCCATCCATCAGGGCTGGCCCACTAATGAGATCTGAATCATTCACCGTTCACATGGCTCTTTGGGGTGGTTAGAAAGTACTTTACCAACTCGGTCATGTTGATCTGCTCGACAGCTGAATGGGGGAGGTAGCAGAGTtgtaggatcacagatttaggactagaagggaccttggaagtcatTTAGTTAAACAGCCTCATTTTAAAGGTCATCAGGCacattctctcttcccttctcctgcTCAACACCCACCTTCCTAAGTCAAAGTTATTGCTGTTGTTCTAGTCACATCCAACTCTCTAGGATCCTATTTAGGATttgtttggcaaagatactggagtggtttgcaattttcttctccagatcattttacagataaagaaaatggtgcaaacagggttaaatgaattacccagggtcatatagctagaaagttttgaactcaggtccttctgactccagggccagcactctatccacattGCTCTCCCTCACAGCTTACAAAGAAGACTGGCTAAATGATATGTGGGAAAGCTGTGGCCCCTGAAGCACTGAGGAAAGGAATATTAACTAtgtctagagttggaagggacttcaaaggtTATTTAACCTGagactctcattttacagataagggaagtGAATTTTCCAAAGTCACATGGATAGTAAACAAATAGTAACTGCCAGAGGAGGGATTTAAATGTAGGTCTGACTTTGTCCTGGATCATGTCTGAAgccttgcccaagatcccacaggTGCTGCAGCTGGAACCTGAATCAGATTCAacctttgattccaaatttaggTCTCTTTCCATTGAAACCATGCCCATACCTAAGGCAAAGGTTCTTAACCTAGAGTCTGAGAATAGATTTCATGAGGAACATGATCTTggataggggaaaaaagattatctttatttcaatgcaactttattttattttatgcatttaagcatattattctgagaagaccTTCATAAGCTCCACTAGACTGCCCAAAGGATCCATAACACATAGTGAAGATTTCCTCCCCTAAAGTATGATGGGTTCTATGTTTGGCTCTGtggataaaagacaaaaacaaaaatggttcTTGTCCTCAGAGAGGTTACTTCTCTTTTTCAGCCAATGTTAATTAAACTACCATGATTCATGAAAAATTATACATTATTATAGTTAAAAACCATATGAATTTTCCCAGCTCCTGGAGGAAATGAGGGATGGATTATTTACAAGAATTTTTCTGTTATGTTACTCATTTCTTAAACCAAAGATGAGCTGCCCACAGCTGGGAATCTGAGAGCAAATCATTAATGTTACTCCTCAAGCCATTCGCTTGTTTTATCATTAGAGTTCTAAATGGGTGCCTTCCTGGAAATGGCTGGCAAGAGgaggaacaacaacaaaaaaaaagcattgattaGAAACACTAGCATTTCCAAGCAGCAGGAGTCAGTAATCAAAAGACATAAAATTGTGCAAGAATAAAATATCCCTCTTCTTTTCACTTTCCCTAAGGAATAGTAAAGCTAATGAAAAGAGCactttaatttggaattaaaggAATTGAGTTAAATACCAGTTCTGCTATACACCACCTACATGATCTTGAGCAAATAACTTAATTCATGTtgttagtcatgtctgactcttcatgaccccatgagACCCCATCCTCTGTCCTCCACTACCTCCCAAGGTCTGTCCAGGCTCAAATTCATTGCTTCTATGACTATCTATCAAGCTCATGCTTTGCCATTCCATTCTTTGCCTCCAATCTTTCCCAAGAAACTTGGCCTTTATGTAAAATGAGGTATTTGGACTAGGTGGTTCCAATACATTTGGAGCACTGGTAATACAGAAAAGATAGTAAGTTCTCAAATCATGAGAGCAGGACTTGAAATCAAGACCTGAGTTTACATCCTGCCTCAGATGtatatttaactgtgtgaccctgaattaagtcacttcacctctgtttccccatctgcaaaatggagggtAATAGAAGCTGGCTTGTGGGGTTGATGTGAGCACAAATGAAATAACCTATTCGAAAAGGGCTTTGCAAGTCCTAAAATGCTACCCAAATGTTAACTATTGTTAACTTAGTTGAATGGGATTTTTAGGAGTCATTTAAGTCTATTCTCCTCTCTTCAGACAACACTGCACCTAATGAAGTTGCATTTTTATGATTCCTTAGGATTATGGAATCATCAATTTAGAGGTGCAAAGAATCTCAGAGATCTAGGTCAATGTTTCTCAAAGTGTGGTTATTCCATTAATTTCTAACATGAATTTAGAAGCTAAGTGGCATAGGTGGACAGAATTCTGCtcatggagtcaagaaaacttatttttcaggttcaaatctggcatcagacgtttaataattatgtgaccctaggcaactcAATAGGCAACCCACCATACTTTAGGGGAGGAAATTTTCACTCTGTGTTATGTGGAGATTATGAAcgtctgtttgccccagtttcctcatctgtaaatgagttagagaaggaaatggcaaaccatcctaGTATCtgtgccaaaaaaataaataaaagcccaaatggggttacaaagagctGGACATTATTAAAAAACTACTGAACAGCTAGATGAtggagtggatagagtgatggatctggaatcagaaagactcatcttcccaagctAAGATCCAAccgcagacacttactagctatgtgaaatggcaaaccaccgcaatgctttgtcaagaaaacctcaaaatgggaTCATACAGAGTCAGATACTactcagcaacaacaacaatcatCGATATGATGTAATCTACacaaacaaaagttctttggaaggagatcctcattttttttttagattttaaaggattcctgagttcaaagattTTGAGAACCACTGATCTGGGCCAACCCCTCTCACcttgcagaggaagaaactgaggcttggagaaaCACAATACCTTGTTGAcaatcacacaggtagtaaattaAAGATAAGGATCTGAACCCTTGGTTCCTCATCGTACTACATGAACCTTCTTCCATGTCCCACAtgatttcctttccctctttcaagTATAAAGCTGACTGCTAAATGTTAAGGCGTATTAAGTGATCCCCTGAACTTGTAGCAGAAGCAGACCAACTGAAATATAAATGCACATCATCACCTTAGGGGTAGCATTTAAACAAATTTATAGAATTTCAGACCAgggatgaacattcaatgaaataatgtaGTCTGATActttcattttggagatgaggaaactaagcctcagaaaagaaaatttcaacttTCCCAAGGTCCCTTAGTGAGATGGTGGATTTGAAATTCTATGATCTTGACTAACCACAGATATCAAGTCTGCTTCCCAGCCTGGGACAGCAGCAATCAGGGTATAGATCCCTTGACCCCAGGATTCTGCTTTGAGACAGTGGCAAAAAGTCATTATCCAAAGCTAATCTCCCATCACACCTTCACTGTGAAGAGAGTTCTGTACAACTGCAGTCAAATTCTGCCTGTCTAAGCTCCCTGAACTTCATTAGTGGAAATTCTTGtactatttttttccagaaaatgagaatgatgttTATATCTTTACTTAGAGATCAGGGGCTCAAATGACAGTCCACTGTACCTCTCTTTTGTGGGTGGAGGAAGCTTCAGTCCTTCACTATTAAATCCTTTGATGGGGCTTAAGGTCTCAGGATGCTAGGACATTGCATAGATTCAAAAGAGGATCAGGTTGTTTctttaaatacaaagtaataatTCTGCCTCAGATCCCTCAAACACCTACCTGCTTTCTAGCCCTCTCCCACTCACTACCCAGCTTCCTGAGTCAGGTTACATAGCAAACAGGCTGCAAGGTGTGTGGGAAGGCTGGAGCCCTTGAAACCCTAGGGAAAGGGACAATAACAACAGAGCATCATAGGTCTAGagataaatggagaaactgagacccagaggaagttaagtaactttcccaaagtTACACAGTAGCAAgaatcagaggtgggatttgaattgaggtcttctgATTCAAGGGCTGGGGCTCTTTCCTTTGCTGCATGCTCCCAATCTATGGGTTGACTTTCTCTCATAACCCTTGAACAACTGGATAAAAAATGAGTGTTCTTAGGCAATCCATTGACTGGCTCACCACCATAACATAACTCGGGGATATCACATCTATCTGTGAAACTGAAAGGAAGCTCATGGGAACATGATTCCTGTTCCCATCAGCCCTCAAGTTATCTAGCAAGGGGTTATCCAGCCCCTCACTCTCCCCAAAAGATGTCAGTACTATTCCATCCTTTCTTTGGAGTGCTACAAATTtctcttcttgcctcagtttatATAATGGATAATCAGATTCAATAGAATACTTCTCGttaagtcatatctgactctttgtgaaaccatttgtgattttcttggcaaagacactggagtagtttgccatttccttctccagattatttcacagatgagaaaactaaggcaaacagaattaaatgacttatccagggtcatgtaggtagtaaatgtctgaggtcagattgaattCAGGAAGGTAAATCCCCTGAATCCAGCccctgtgctctatctattgtgcaaCCTAGTTACCCCTAATTCACCTTTCTATAATGCCTTaagatgtatgtgtgtatgtatgtatatatatatatatatatatatatatatgtgtgtgtgtgtgtgtgtgtgtgtatacatatatatgtatgtaaatatatatgtgggTATATGTGTGACCATAAACAACCCTGCAAGGTGGGAAGAGGGTAGTAAATACTTTCACTCCCATTTTTATAGAGACAGATCTAAGACCCAGCAAAATGGccatgacctgcccagggtcacacagctagttagtatcagaTCTAGAATTCTCATCCAACACAGGATTATATTTTCAGGACTAGGAGAGACTGACAATCCACTTAATCTAACTCACTCATGTTTTAgaggaactgaggctcaggagTCAAAAAACTTGTATTTGACCAACAGGTAGCAAGAGCAGACCTTGAATCAGAACTTCAGATAGCAATCTTTCTACTTCTGATTATTAATCCATACTCCTTCTTTAAATGCTGAATGAAGATTCAGAATAGAAAGGTCAAGGAAGTATAGGTTCCAAAGGCATGGGCTTTCCTTCAAAGGTAAACCTGTTCAAGAGGGAGTAAGGGCAGAGAGAACAAACAATGATCCTGACCCAATCATCTGGGATGTACCACACTGATCACACTGATCACACAGATCTCAAAGACCATCTTGTCTCTACCACACTGtcatagttgatttttttttgctgataCATTGCCTTTAGGATTATTCAAGTCAAAATCCAGGTCTGGTCTCTAAAGAAGGCAGAGAAAGCAGGAGGGGACTCTGTTCTTCATCTAACCCAGTTCTCAGCATATGGTTGAAAATTCTTGTTTGTGTGACTGCCGTGGAATGGAATTCCACCACGATGGAATTTGCTGGGCTTTGTGGGTGGAAAGCTGCAAAGGAACTTGGGAAATGTCAGAACTCCTTATCTGCTATCTCAAAAGTGGATCTATGATAGCTTAT
This region includes:
- the PCARE gene encoding photoreceptor cilium actin regulator — encoded protein: MGCAPSHIDIVNSVTRSGIQFWKKPKTILSAHQTGSEGLSIPLLVQGSTCYGDGNWQHPDPRRDQSMARSLHLFPGNPSPGRRELGDMTLDAKAAMSENINSQKHLTEDTQLENQNSKDFYWNEEKGCNARESSKKGKIPTGHILGKESCHCQVQDLLAYGSEDKVDFPEPLVKAHHRAYAFLHPSLSRYEAILGIAHEAAQTQQYLQQMVGFLLCCFDEINKLLGEITNDGEVLLQEAGASLAWPAGKEDPQWQPDLLQQLLQYTANRMQVLHQTVTSLTSSALQDSSSYLHSATQHLDRKIEVKRELDQGLLKAIGLLINCAAGPTSPKVDDRPLYSEDSGIGADNESLHSVDKLGKQTSWDSLDEPTERKPWVFSDRETRVSAWQQHPLVSEFSRSQDCALGKQRVHLSANETSTNTHSRSLQLGKKSSHNGLKDDRLTAPLLLTDEEGGHSSEEEEDDNEDDTPSLTYGQRETRSLKPTTSPALTESILWSHFKRIESPFAQEMILKMKDAISERIKFVPAQRAHKEWMEDEEKKIILPARPNTVSEGRRSSGRPKRSKSEEYLKGHAEDPTLLELQRAQKDLSQKLELFYGFHKKRKMQIKEEHHVPKTFMLCLDKRSRPTQGSSISKLKASLAKNLRILPSQERIVLQKPDPNSKSQQFNKEKVETLSKVTIPVQEHISWERENEAPETQGWNGERCSPRLSVKKLIETFSSTEEMVMPLSPRFSEEVSGIKKFNIPIMSSRCPIYRGLAPLYPKPQISPGTTGEPAKLNPNWRPFAPIFTPLPTVTQVSRSAPNSEREKDLEDFPPPPPEILMDNSFNSLKTPGDPDPGVCPAEVPNKLSAVGPPPTRKTASQRLKVSLNPIDLLPNKNIPNPISPSGKGSGDTKTERKARNLSLELILAPGTSHSQEKPGEAKGQPEVEEAASLNKQAHKVIPLPPSSKAGLNRNKEASMSKSPQSEGLRQGPEKNPTVLRKSSPTRIHWSHRTEKRNLSPPASQRPTGLPTQPSLSHVQRQSSPPFSSRINSSVQTRTPSPPTSPKMTSPPISRKSPLFLQPQNPSSPTEVPQSPPVSQELSSHREVSPPPSGSTLTPPNSPSQEPKEPSSWGESDPTPAKVIPNTCSIFCPATSCLFEAKSLSSPKGSCTEGREHPEVEAEAKRTMVLPRQWGEPQRRMALCALNPQPFIRRTASDHRPRVRLQLLGSASAGTTSELFSQTSSEESSPKDMVPWNSLCLSDTKGSSKWASHPDLYVVGRGIQRE